The Candidatus Tumulicola sp. region AACGCGATAGAGCCATCCATCAAAGGCCTCGACGCGTCGAAGGCGGCGAATCGTTCGATCCACGATTACGCAGGTTTCCTGGGCCGCGTCTTCGGCAAGGCCACGGTCGCCGGTCACCATAACCGCTAGCCGAAAGCATCCAGGCCAAATTCCGGAAATTAAATCCTCAACGGCGCTTTCACTACCGTTAACGGCGCGAGCGACGGTTTCTGGGGATGCCCACTGTCCCATAGGCCTCCTTTTTTGTGGATGATTCTTGTTCTATTATAGATATAGAGACTCGAAATGGTTCGAAATGTTACTAGTTCGAAAAAATACGTCCAACATGTCGCCCTTCGTACGAAAAAAAGCCCAGTTGATACAGGGCTTTTCACAGTGTCTCCAAGGCAGATTCCGGCATCTACCGTTATCTGCGTATTTTACCCGGTACCTAGTCGATAGATACCGCAAACGAGTCCATTAGAAGGGGATCACCACCACGGTGGCTTTGCGCCTGTTTCCGTCCTTGTCGTCCTAAGAGCGGATCACGTCGCACGCGATTTACGTGCGCCAAGGAGCGAGCCGAACGTGCGATCGAGTCGATGAAGCTCCGGAGGTGATGACGTCTCGGCTTCTCAGCGCGCGATCGTTTTTGACCGTCCCGGTACCGAGTTACGCGATGGGATTTTGAAATCGTTTGCCGATCCAGCGGTCGACTTCATCGACGTGCATAACGCAAAGCGCGGATGCTTTTCGAGACGGGTGCTGCGCGCGTAGTAGCCCGAGGACGCGCGCCTCGCGCAATTCGGAGGATGTTTGTCGCCGCGTCTTAAGCTAGCAAAGTGGACGATGCAAAAAGACTCGCGGCGGCGTTGAACGCACTGGTAAAGTCCCCCCAATTCTCCAATAGCAGAGCGCGAGCCGCGGCGCGGCAGGAGCCGCGGGTGAATTGGCCTGCAACCAAAGTTCAGAACGCCGACTTCAATCCCGACGTCGAAGGGTTCGAGTCGTTCGTGATGGCCGACGGCAGCACGTGCGAGTGGCTCGCCGGTCAGTTTCGATACGTTGCGAAGCCGGCGCGCCTTTAATTCCTCGCTTCAAACGTACAAAGAGAAAGGCCCGGTCGCAAGACCGAGCCCTTCCAAAAAAGCGTTGGGAACACGCAAGATTTCGCTGTTTTAGAACGGGGCTGTCTCACGAATTCCCGGATTTACCGCTATCTGAGCCAGGGGGCGGGATTTTCACGGTATCTCGGGCCTAAGACGGGTGGCCGAGATTAGGCTCCGGCATCAGCGGCTGAACGTCTTTCTCGGACGAATCAAACACTTCAACCCCTTTTGCGCTCTATAGGTCGATGTTACATATTGTACTAAGGAAAAAATGATGGGGCCTCAGGTACCGAAAGAGATCATCGAGGCAGCCCGCTCCGGGGGTCCGGCCGACGTCGAGCGGCTGCTCGAGGCCGTATGGGTCGACGCCTATCGCCTCGCGGTGGCGATCTTGCCTCATCGGCAGAGCGCCGAGGACGTCGCACAAGAAGCATGCGTTATCATGTTTCGCAGCATTGCGTCGTTGCGAAACCCCGAGGCCTTTCGCACCTGGTTCTATCGGATCGTAGTACGCGAGGCGCTTAAGCAGAAAAAGCTAGAGGCGGCATCCATGACGCTGTCGACGGACGTAGGCTACTGCGATGATCGCTCAGATCTCATCGATCTGTGGCGCGCCCTTGGGACGCTGTCCGATAAGTTGCGCACCGTCATCGTGCTCCATTATTTCGAAGCCCTCACGAGCCGCGAGATCGGTAGGATTCTGGGGATTCCTGAAGCCACCGTGCGGTTTAGATTGCTCACGGCAAGGCGTAAACTTCGACCGCTCCTCAAGGAACACGCTTCATCCACTCATTCGAAAGGCGAAGAGGTCTATGCACTCTGATCTATTGGTCATGAGTCGCGATGCGCGCGACCGGATCGAAGCCCCCCCGTTTCCGCTAGCGGCAATTCGTGCCGCAACCGGAGGTCCTGTGCGGCGCCCGTCGCGGCGGCGCTCCATCATAGCAATCTTTGTCACGGGCTTCTCGATCGCCGCGATTGCGGCAGCCGCTGAGGTGACGCATCAGGCGCATCTGACCTTCCTCCCGTCGGGTGGAATGGTCGTCTCGGCCGGCACTGCAAAATTTTCGTCGCGGGAGATTCATTCGGAAGCCGATATTCAAGACGCGACCAAGCAACTCGACTTTCAAGCCATTATCCCGACTGGCTTACCCAATGGCGCCACACCGGTGAAGATCGACATGGCCGGGACCGGCTTACTGGTCATAACGTATGCTCTCGCGGACCCACACGACGGCAAAGGTCATAAACTGTGGATATTCTTGGCGAATCCGGCAACGATTTCGCAATCCGCTGTGGCGCACTATCGCTCGCGCCATGGGTATGCGACCGAGCAATGGCGCCTAGGTAC contains the following coding sequences:
- a CDS encoding RNA polymerase sigma factor, with amino-acid sequence MMGPQVPKEIIEAARSGGPADVERLLEAVWVDAYRLAVAILPHRQSAEDVAQEACVIMFRSIASLRNPEAFRTWFYRIVVREALKQKKLEAASMTLSTDVGYCDDRSDLIDLWRALGTLSDKLRTVIVLHYFEALTSREIGRILGIPEATVRFRLLTARRKLRPLLKEHASSTHSKGEEVYAL